Proteins encoded together in one Anaerosporomusa subterranea window:
- a CDS encoding Acg family FMN-binding oxidoreductase, whose product MEDEAAMRKEYTLQYVPGLTEAEIKILYLASLAPSGHNTQPWIITIKGPKRWVIGSDRTRWLPAVDPDNREMMLSIGAFIENLSVAAGMYGYEAEIDVIGKDNYSSEIAEVRLVKGKETSVSDKLIKERRTVRKHLLKSAIRTEDISHLVENDKNVVFYYPLNSKEGTYLSQANLLANKAQVYREDAQTELAEWIRWTDREAREYRNGLTPESMEMQGIVRWYAKHFFSKGDVLGKTFRNETLKLIEDQVQTCAGWLVVKSDSSTVADLINAGRVLQSAWLRAHEKLIAFHPMTQILEEAPWRTELAKELGHSGSIQFVIRIGYIKEYIQPVSLRMPVSKIIVM is encoded by the coding sequence ATGGAAGATGAAGCTGCAATGAGAAAAGAATACACGCTGCAATATGTACCGGGTTTAACCGAGGCTGAAATCAAAATATTATATTTAGCATCTCTTGCTCCTAGTGGCCACAATACGCAGCCTTGGATCATAACAATTAAAGGTCCGAAACGATGGGTAATAGGATCCGATAGAACGCGATGGCTACCGGCTGTTGATCCTGACAATCGGGAAATGATGTTATCAATAGGGGCTTTTATAGAAAATTTGTCGGTAGCAGCGGGAATGTACGGATATGAAGCGGAAATTGACGTTATAGGGAAAGATAACTATAGCTCTGAGATAGCAGAGGTAAGGCTAGTCAAGGGGAAAGAGACAAGTGTCTCTGACAAATTGATAAAAGAACGGAGGACGGTAAGAAAACATTTGCTAAAAAGTGCGATAAGGACGGAAGATATAAGTCATCTAGTGGAAAATGATAAAAACGTCGTGTTTTATTATCCGCTGAATTCTAAAGAAGGAACATATTTGAGCCAAGCTAACTTGCTGGCAAATAAAGCTCAAGTATATAGGGAAGATGCTCAGACTGAGTTAGCCGAATGGATCAGATGGACCGATCGGGAAGCAAGAGAATATCGCAACGGTCTTACCCCTGAAAGCATGGAAATGCAGGGTATTGTTCGTTGGTATGCAAAACACTTCTTTAGTAAAGGAGATGTACTGGGTAAGACGTTCAGAAATGAGACGTTGAAGTTAATTGAGGACCAGGTGCAAACTTGCGCCGGATGGCTGGTTGTGAAAAGCGATAGTTCTACTGTAGCTGACTTGATAAATGCAGGGAGGGTGCTACAGTCAGCTTGGTTGCGTGCTCACGAGAAGTTAATTGCTTTCCATCCTATGACCCAGATATTAGAGGAAGCCCCCTGGCGTACGGAACTGGCTAAAGAGCTTGGTCATAGTGGAAGTATACAGTTTGTAATAAGGATAGGTTATATTAAAGAGTATATACAACCCGTCAGTTTACGTATGCCTGTGTCTAAAATAATTGTCATGTAA
- a CDS encoding universal stress protein, with the protein MDVMYKKVLVPIDGSKNSFKALAHAIALARYAGAELGVLYVSVLSQQLPLASQIEGHKIPTYSVAKPEEFAKKILSEGVKCVPSTVKVQAYNEVGSPTIVITEFAEQNNYDVIVIGSRGLGSISGLVLGSVSNYVVHAARCPVLVVK; encoded by the coding sequence ATGGATGTAATGTATAAAAAAGTTTTAGTACCTATTGATGGCTCTAAAAACTCATTTAAGGCATTGGCCCATGCAATCGCATTAGCCCGCTACGCAGGGGCTGAGCTAGGTGTGCTTTATGTGTCGGTTTTATCGCAACAACTGCCACTGGCCTCTCAAATCGAAGGTCATAAGATTCCGACATACTCGGTTGCTAAACCGGAAGAGTTTGCGAAAAAGATACTTTCCGAAGGGGTGAAGTGCGTCCCCAGCACTGTTAAAGTGCAAGCATATAATGAGGTTGGATCACCAACCATTGTCATTACAGAGTTTGCAGAACAAAATAATTATGATGTTATTGTTATCGGCAGCCGGGGCCTCGGCTCCATTTCGGGCCTCGTTCTTGGCAGTGTTAGCAACTATGTTGTTCACGCTGCGCGTTGCCCGGTACTGGTTGTTAAATAA